The genomic interval GGAATCATATTAggtaattttctagtaatttaattagtttatgtATGCTAAATTTGATATGTGGAAAGTTGTTTGaaaaattctagaacttgcttgcttaCTATTTGaggcaaaataataaattatgcattACTAGGAAAATAATTTAGGTATTTCTTGGATCGATTGTGTCTTTCAAGTCATCCCTATAATTTTATCCTAGTTACCTTTTTTGAGCCTTAACATGTTCTTTGTTTCTACACATTTTGAGCCTAGAAAAGATAAaccttaaatatcaaaaaatttaaCCCTAAGCATACCATAAGtggatctttagtttgggggaatttagACGGAAAGTTTATTGTGTGTGAATACgtgtgaaaattgagagaatatgaaaaatattaattggaaacaacttgcgaaaaaaaaaaaaggaaaaatctgACAACCAGTGTcaaattcagaaaaaaaaaatcaatataaagTTGTTGCAATCTTCTGAAAAAAATTCTCTCATGTAATTAGAAGAAGGGAtattgggattgtgtgaaaaatattttgggTGACATGATTGAAGAAACTTATGGTATAGGAAATcctaaatgaccatttcaactacCCTTACCTAAGTCTAACATTACAAGCCGagaaagaccttctgattcttgATTGtacattaatttatattagtggagaatagtaagaTTTGTAAGCATATGGAATTTTGGGTTAGTGAattgatgattgtaattggcatgcataaagtggttcaattgttagttaattgcgTTCTATGGTTTCATGAGCTGGATGAAATTAAGTTAAAGTGTGTCAAGGGCGtaattgaactgaaattctggATTGTATGCATAAGTGAAAATTTTTCATAATCATGAGATTGAGTCTACTTCAAAATTACTCATGTTCTGGAGATtgacttatttaatttttgtttttcgttttagtgttttactcgaggTCGAGTAAATGCTTAGTTTGGGgaaatttgttaggttatttttagtattaattttagtatatttttaatttagttttactcatgtttggagcaattttacgcttgttatcttttatttttgcaaatttaaaatagaataagattagaaaaatatcaacgaaaaaagatgaaaaaaaaaaaagataaaatatcgCATAAAATATCACTGTGAAAAATCGAGATCCTACCTAGAAAAAAAGACTGTACGCATTGAACATGTGGGAAAATTGCACACGGGCCGCGGCATAGGAATGGGCATGATGTGGCCCGTATTGTGAAAAAGCAGCATCCTTGGTTGAAGATTGCAACTTAGTGTGGCTTCCTAATTCAAAGCTGAATAGGATTTTCAGCATGTGCGttttttctatctttttagTCCCTCAATGGCTATATAAGGAGTGAACTTTAGTTGATATCGGGAGGAATTTAGAAGGAAATTAAAGGCAGAAAAAGGAGTACGAATTTCAGAGACCGAGTTCAATACTGGAGGCATTCGTCAAAAGGTTTTCAGCATTCTCTTCTTTActatttcttctctttttttaagttaatatgtgtgatttcGCTATACtaaacatgagtagctaaacacTTAATTAGAATCTAGATGGATATTTTTTGACATTGTTTTATGATTCTAATATGATTTTATTTTCccttaatttctatgtattctatttcattcatacttaattacttttaattgtttgAGCACCAATTAACTgcctatgattttgatgcgagatctgagaagtgagtgtcaattatgctatagtgaaataaaactaaattttgatataggacgagagtacttgtatggtttagatagcttatagggttccTGTGTTTAATGTATGTTTcatgtttaatttatcacgagagtagaaaaattacatgtaattgaggtttatatatcttagaagactataaattaccttagtaaacctgctattgcatagaaattggtAACAAGAAGTGAAccatattaggccataatcaatagataCAATTGCAATCAAAGCCCTAACTTTAATCATTATTAATTTCTCTTTTGAATTATTTGCTTTTAAATTTCACTGTCTCTTTAGTGTTCTTAAATTTAACTTTCTCTTAATTTTGAATTCACCAAAAAGaagtaaatatttaattttaaagtacttaactacaatcctttgggatcgacctcactcctggtgAGTCTTTTACTTGTTacgatacgtatacttgcgtgtGCAAATTACCACAAcagcaacataaaatgatttctgatcttttattaattagtaaatctaattatattgaaatgggttttatttagggcagaaaGCCCAACACCAACACCTTGTGAATGGAATGTTTGAAAAACACATAGGACAAgatatgaaagtctatgtcgATGACATGTTGGTGAAGTTTATTAAAAGCGAGAACCACACACTTGACCTCTCAGACTGCTTCAccatattgagaaaatataatatgaCATTAAACCCCCAAAAATGTTTATTTGGCGTATCCTCAGGGAAATTCTTGGGCTTTATTGTAAATGTAAGAGGAATTGAACTAACCTCAAAAAATAAAAGCACTACTCGAGATGTCATCGCCAACCAAACCAAAAGAAGTACAGTCTTTGACTGGAAGGATGGCAGCACTAAGCATGTTCATTTCAAAATCAACTGAAAAATACCTccaatttttcaatattttacaaggcaacaaaaaatttaaatggAATGAAGAGTGCAAGAAGACTTTTCAAGAAATAAAGAAGCATCTCTCCACACCACCAATGTTGGCCAAACCAATCGCCGAAAAGACATTGTACATTTATTTGACCATCTCAGAAAATGTTATAAGTGATGCATTGGTGCGAGAAGATGGAAAGAACTAGCAACATGTTAAATATGCAAGCATACCCATTTACTGGGGGCAGAGTCGAGGTATCCTTTGCTCGAAAAACTCGCACTTAGCCTGGTACATGCATCTAAAAAATTACGACCAGATTTTCAGGCTCATCCTACCAAAGTTCTCACATATCAGCCTTTGTGGTAAGTATTGCCCAAGCCTGATGCATTAAGAAGGTTAATAAAATGGTCGATCAAGTTGGGACAATTTGAAATAACCTACCATTCGAGGGTCTCCATCAAAGGTCAGGCTTTATTTGACTTCCTAGTGGAATGAATAGACTCAGGAGAAGACTCCAGAACAGGAAATGATAATAAAACatggaaattatttattgatGGAGCTTACGGGGTAGGAGTAATAATGGTATCAATTGAGAATTTCAAGTTTCATTATGCACTAAGATTCCAATTTGATGCTTCAAATAACGAGGCAGAGTATGAAGCTTTGGTGGCTGGATTACAGATCCCGAAAACTTTAAAAGTGAAGTATGTCCAATGTTTTAATGATTTGTAGCTAGTCGTAAACCAAATTTTGGGAGAATACCAGGTAAAAGACACAAGGATGGCCAAATGTCTagagaaaatttgaaaaaacttggagaagtttgattattttaaaattgaacaaGTTTCAAGAGAGTGAAACTCTAATGCAGATGCCTTGGCAAAATTGGCATCACATTTTGACTTGGATAAATGAATTTTGTTCTAGTGGAGGTGTTAAGCGACCTAAGTATATGTGAAACTAAAAAACAAGAGATAGAGATGATAGATGCGAGCCCTACATGGATGACCCCTATTGTCAAATACTTGCTAGATGGAGAGCTTCCAATAGACAAAACTGAAGCACAAAAACTCATGTACACAATATCGAGTTACACATTAGTTGATGGAAAAATATACAAAAGAGGATATTCCATGCCATTACTGCGATGTGTGCTACCTATAGAAgctaatgaaattataaaagagATTCAGGAAGGCTTTTGCAAAGACCATGCAGGATGGCagagtttatctaagaaaataatTCGCCAGGGTTATTATTGGTCGACCATCAACAAGGACACACATAAATTTGTTAAAAGGTGTGACAAGTGCCAACAGTTCTCGCATATACTAAGAATACCTCCTACCGAACTAAGAATGATGACCTCGCCATACCTATTTGCAATATGGGAAATAAACCTGATTGGATCCTTACAACCAAGGCAAAGTGGTGCAAAATACGTTATAGTCGCAGTTGATTTCTTTACAAAGTGGGCAGAATTCAAACATTTGGTGTCCATCACATGCAAAAAAAATTCTTGATTTTGTAATTAAGAACATTATTCACTGAGTTCTGTGAaaggaataaaattattaaaagtttCCCATATGTATCAAGACCACAGGCTTATGGAAAAGTCGAGGCTGTCAATAAAACCTTAAAGGAAACTATAAGAAAAAAAGTTAGACTCAGCTAAAGGAAGATGGGTTGACGAGCTACCACAAGTGCTCTGGGCCCAtagaacaacaaaaaaataacaactaaACATACTTCATTTTCACTAGTATTTGGCTCAAAAGCAATGTTGACAGTAGAAGTGAACATTGCAACGTACAGTGTGAGTTCTACGATCAAGAACAAAACCAAGAACTTCTCAATTTTTTCTTCGATCGACTTGATGAAAAATACAATGAGTCGCAAGTCACAAATGTTTCTTATCAACATCGCATcacaaaatattttaacaaaagAGTTTAAAAAGACTATTCAAAGTATGTGATTTGGTATTAAGATGCGTGTTTGCTAATACACAAGGTCTAGCAGCAGGAGTATTTAACCCGAATTAGGAAGGCCCTTACATCATTGAAGTTGTCGTTAGAACGGGAGTTTATAAATTGGCGTGGCTCAATATCTCGCTACTTAAAAACTATTGGAACAGTAAACATTTAAGGTCATATTACTAGTAGCATATTCTGTTGTATTATGTTTGTCTTTGtaaaaaagttttttattttaataaagttGTACATTTCAAGTAATCATAAAGTTTTagtttctttaaaattacttagAGAGCATATAAATATACAATAACTACGTTTTACCTAGaggtatatattaataaaaaaaaattgcaaaaagaaaGGTGTTTGATTATAAGCTGGTCAGTAACAGCATAAAGTCGAATAATTTGAAATCTTTCTTAAAGTAGAAATGGAAATAGTAGTTGTAAGCGAGACTTTTAAGTCTTGTAAACAACATCAAGCTAAGTACAATCTGAATAAATAACAGCTTGCATAACATAGCATGTACTATAAATGAGATACCCTAGTGTGTCTTGATAAATAGTACACAAGTTAAAGTGTGAATAGAAGATTAACTGTTCACACGAACAATCAAGGAATGTTTAAAGAAGTTTTAAATActattcaaaatatttaaagtttgctcttaaaaattattttagttgtaTACTAACTACTCGAGCATAATTGGTATAGCAAAATACTAACTGCTCGCGCATAACTGGCGTAGCATAATAAAAACTACTCATATATAGGCGATCAAAAAGtgttcaaaaatattcaattgtGTAAGGACATTTAAGTTCATCATTTACCCTAAGTCAAGTTGAGAAAAGTGTTTTgttgtgaaaataaaatttacttgtGAGCAAAAAATACAACACTCAAAACATTCATAAGTCAAACAAAGCAGGGTAAAATGGcataaaaaatgtaattaaaaaagtgttgACCATCCAATagtgaaaattaaaaattaaattacataataAATGCTACAAAGGACAAAATATTGTCTCGTCCAAATGGCTATTGTTCAAAAGTTATAAAGAAAAAACTAAGTCTACATTGTTAGAGACTTAAAgagatcttcttcttcttcttctcttgctTCGACCTCAGCTTCCTCAGCGTCGCCAACTTCATCCTTCTAGGTCTGCTCAAAATAAGCCAGCATCGCATCGGCATATTACCTAAAAAGCTCAAATTCATTTTAGGATTCGCTATCAAGGCCTTGTAGATAGAATGATTGGCCATCAAGTTGGCTCTCTCTTTAGCATCTAATTTGGCTTCTTTAAGCTTCTTGTTGGTCTCTTCAAGGTTCTTCTGGGCCAGTTGGTTAGCCTCGCAAAGTTCCTCATTTTTAGTTTTAaggcttcatttttttttcagagCTTTCTCAGATTTCTCCAAATTTTTGACATTTGTCTTTTGTCAAGAGATTTCTGATTGGGCATCGTTCCATTGTTTAGCCAAGAGCTCGCGTTGACCATTGGACTTGCGAAACTCTGTGCTAAGTTGACTGATGCTCTGAAAACCTCTTTGTAGAGTCATGAAGGATAGAAAGGAAGCCTGCATAGCATGAGGACAGAAGAGGAGATcaaaatatataacaaaaaataataatatgttagAAGTTTGAACTAACCGACTGCATGAGGTCAACACTCCTCATTATAAGGCTTTGATAATTTCCTTTGTTCATAAGATCCCAGTCCTCGTTCTGAAAGGTCTTGAAGTGGCGCCAACTTTGTGTAGCATACTACGAGCATGCTTGAGAACTCTCGACACGTGCATATGTTGGTAGGGGGCAAGAAGGCTCTAAGATGGTCATCTCGGGTTGAGTGCCAGAGAATTTGAGCTGATGGATAGACCCTGAGGGTTGCCCACCAATGCTCGCAGACACTAGCACAGAAGAAGTGACTAGAGCACTTGTTCTAGAATTTATGGGTATGTCAATCGAGTCAGCCTTCTCGTTAGCcaccttcttcatcttctttggAACCTTTGGGTTTGACTCAAAAGTTACTTTCAAAGGAGCAGTCCTCTTTTTGCGTCACTTGAATGACAGTGAGggcatgaaattttaaaaagggGAGTGGTTGAGATTTTTTTGAGTTCTAAAAGCTTCGTGAACGATAATTGCGAAAGTGAaggaattttttaaatttatatccaAAAGGCAATAATCATTCGATCACGGTAAGGATACATCGAATGGGTGGGAACTAATGGAAAGAGAACGGTTAGAACATTAATGCTAAAATGATTTGGCTCGAAATTTTGAACTGCCAAAATAAaagcatgtaatttttaaacgAGGAAAATACGACTGTACCCTTAAGGCAATTAAAAAgtcctttttattttaaaaaaataccttTTAGGGGCAATATTTTGTTATACTCATATTTTGAACAGTAATATGAAGTTGACACGTGTAACAAAGCTGGAATATGAACCAGCTCAAATTATGCATCAATAAATGCATTCAGATGACTCGCCTCAAGAAATGCAGTTAATAGAAATACTCGAACTCCCCATCACATAGGCAATGGCGAGACACAAATAATAACTACTGACTGATGAGACCACGAGTGAACAAATCCATCTCAGGATAAACAAAAtacattataaaattatttggaatatGTAGATAATGAGTTTTGCAACTGATTGACCCACATACTCGTGAGTATGTTAAAAGGAAAAAGACGACTTCAACATTATTCACCTTGCTATTGACGCGTTGAAGTAAATATCTCGCATATACTTCAATCAACATTAACAAAAAAGAGTGAGATATACTATAACTATACACTTAGACATTATTCTACAGAGaggtttaagaaaaatattgatTGAATGACGAGATCAACAAAGCACAATCAACATAACCGTTTATAAATAAAGATAAAGAGCAGTTATACGGTTATATATAATTATCTCATGTTCATAAATATGAAACGTGAAAAATATTCACGTTTCATGAACGGTTGAAAATGATCAGACCCTAAGAGAATAACTGTCATCTTAAACTCCTATAAATAGGGACAAAACTCGAGGCACAAAGGACAGCCAACCTTTAGAAAAATAGAGAACATTGTATTTATAGTCCATTTTTGAAAAACAGTTAATTGTGTTCTGTATATAATCTTCTAACCCTGAATAAGATGAATTCATAggactatatatatatgaaaatttaactTTAAAACTACGCTAAAGAACCCTTttgttatttattgttattcttattattattatataattaattctaaaacaaaaaaagtttattatttaattaataaaaatttacttTAACAGAACTTGATTTTAATTGTATCAAAACTCAAATCATTAGACAAAATAACAAAACTCGATCTACACAAGTTTTCATCGCCCAACTTGATCAAACTTTATTAAAAGGTTCTGAGCAcgacaattttataaaaaaaaaagttactaatttaattaaattacttgCTGCATTTTTCCACAAACACAAGATTTTCTCACTATTGAATACAAATAAATAACTCATTCCAatagaagaggaagaagaatataaataaaaaataaataaaaattaatttttggttTGTCGCTccaaatttattttgtttttagtaAATGTAACATGTATACTTGAGTTGTTTAATCTAATACAGattccatttcaaaaaaaaaaaaaaaaatctaatacagATTaagaactcaaaaaaaaaaaaaaaaaaagaactcaaATTCAACGTTAAAATTTGAGTAGATCTTCTAATGAATATGACTAGTATTATCTAAATCAAATTTAACATAGGTACTAGCAAGATctacttaataaaattggttTTCTCTATGAatgaattaaaaacaaaaccttTATTCAACCTTTCCTTGTGGCCAATACTGCATATAAACTATCAATTACGTTCTAGAAGAAATTATTCAAAGTTTGAGACTCAATTTTCCAAGCAACTTCAATTTTTCAAGGTAGAATCACATACACAGGAATAATGAATAATGATAGATCTTTTTGACTACCCTGACCAAAGCTACACCACATTATCAACACGGCAGAAAAGCCAACCAATTGAAAGCCATTTTAGCctacacatttttttcaataatcaaagattgAATTATTTTGTTGCATTGGAAAAATTACTCATCATCATTTAATACAGTCACATTATTTTTAACTACTCTAGTTTCTTTGTAGCTCCGCAAATATTTCTGAGCCTCGTTAACTAGAAAGATACTCTCATTGGACTTTATTTGTTGAAACTAGGAATTTTCAACTctatagaaaaagaaaattcaacAAAGGGACAAGGAATAAACCACAAAAAATCAGCATAAttcaaaataagtatattttacGGTGATGCTTTTAAGCTGAATAACTTGCaaactttttcctttttttcatCACAAAATATTTCTAATAAAACTTGACGAAGACAAGTGTAAGAAAAATAGCAAGAATGAGACATTTACTTGCTCCTTCCCATCAAAGACGGCAATTGACTTAAGGCCCTATATTAAAACATATTGTCCAATAAACGACATAAACTAAGTCCCTCTTCCATATATACTCCATTGCTCACACACCATAATATCACAAACAAACTATAACCTTTCTCAACAAAGCATGCTTATTCACCAACAAAAATTCCATGAAGCTCACCTTTGTTCTTCTGTTCTAACCTTGAAGATGCACGCCAGACCAAGCAGCACCAGTGAGCAAGAATTCGCATTCTGGGGTGATGAGCATCCTGATCATTTTAGCAGTGGTGGCAGAGAACCAGAGTTTCAAGGTAACGCCAAttctgaagaagaagaagaagaaggcttTAGAGTTTACTCACCTCCATTATGGAAGACTAACCGTTCTAGTAGTAAAAAAGAATCTTTACCTTTGCTTCCACATAACCATCATTACAGTAATCTCTCTTCAAATTCAAGGAGACAAGCAATAATAGATGGTAGAAAAGAGCTTATGGAGATGGTTCAACACTTACCTGAATCTTGCTACGAGCTCTCCCTGAAAGATATTGTTGCAGAGGAACATAGTTTGCAGGAGGGTGAAGAAGATTCAAGTACTGTTGCCAAAGATGAGACTTTTGATGAATTCAAGGCCAAAGCACCACTTATAAAGCTGAATAGAAAGAAAGACATTAAAAAAGGTCAGATAACAAGGACAGTAAGTTTGGAAAGTGAAACTTTTCTTATAAAGTCATTCCTTCCTTCATCTCTAGGCTTAAAGAAGAAAGCAAAAAGCGCGAGAGATCCTTCGATCAAGTCATCCGAGGAAACTGAGAGCGATATATATAAAGTGGGGTCAATAAAGAGAATTTTTGTTGCAGGGAGAAGGAATAAGATTTGCAGAAATAGTACTAATGGGAGCACTAGTAGTAGCCACAGTAGCAGCAGCAGTAGCACCAGCACCAGCACCAGCATCACCAGGTATTTGGTTTACAATTTCTGTGGTTAATCAAACATAACATGGTACAAATGCTAATTAAATCATTTTGAGTGAGAATTAGAGAATATTTGGAAGATATGGAGTTGCTAGTCCACAAACCAGTTATCACAAATAgtattatttattgaaaattgttGTTTAAATTTAGGGACTCTGATTGAACTTTATGAGACAAATCTAATGGTTAGATTCTGTTCTTCCTATATATAATACAGATTAGCTAGTGAGATCGATTTCATACCGGGTTGCTGGTCCTTGTTCTCTACAAGGAAAAGCAAAAGCATGAGAGAAAAAGGATGCACCTACTGAATGAGGAAGCCCTCCACCAATCCTTCCACCAGATACTAACCAACAGTAGAAACAGAATATTTAGTTTAAAGAAATTACTGTAACCAACGTTTGCATGTAAATAATCAAACCATACTTTTTTGTTGATACATATTGCACTTGCAATGTAATAGAATCAAGTGAAAACTAGGATGATTGAGAACAGTGAAAGAAAGAGGATTCCCATGAACTGTTATTGTTattggttttttatttattttgtgtcCATGTTGCGAAGTTACAATAAGTGAAAAGCTAATATACTAGGAAATGAAGCGTAGctattacaaataataataaaataataaatcttgGTTCGAAAAGTAAAATGAGGTACCTTACAGCATCTTCCCAGACAAAACCTAACAGAAAACAAATATCACTGCTGCCTTAACATCTACAATTGGATTTGAGACAGAGTAAGCATGACTATGGCAATTTCCAGAAATCAACTTATCTTGAACATTTTTATAAGCGAAATAAACACCTCTAAGTATGTGAGAACTCAGGAGTAAAGGGTATTTTTGCAACATGCATTACAAGTAAACATGACACAAGCTTGGTGGaagctttgaaaaaaaaaaagaaaaaaaaagactgGTTCATAGCTCAGGCATAAAACTGAGTAGTACAGTAGTGGCACATCCAAGAAAAAACTATTTAGGCTTATAAATATATCAAGATGATGGATCTTTTGATCCTCTTGGTCCCATTACATATAGACATGTTCCTTTACAGAAAAAATACGCCTACAGAATCATTTCTTCAGAACTTCAGATGAAACTACATCTACCTACAATGTTTTCTTCCATAATTTAGTGTTTTTTCTTAAGTATATTTCAACTTCTTTTTCCTATTATATTGCTATAACCTGAACCTtttgttttgtaaaaaaatagtgTCCTAATGTCGGATATCATTGCTTCTTCTCATCTTCAGTATCTTCAATATCCTGTAGAAGGACGCCCCGGACTCTAGCCCTGTCCAATTATTGTACCATTATTCAGGTAAGAAGAACTTAGAAAATGCTGAAGGATACCAGATAATAACTCACCTTCGATGTGCAGGCACAACACGATTGGTAACCTTTGTTGATACTGTATCTCGAGCTGCTTGTTTCTCTACATTTTAAAAGTAGGTGTATTAGCACTAAAAGCACACATGATTCAAGAAACACCAATAAAAAGACGGTAATAGACATCTTTATCCACAAAGGCAACATGAGAACATCGCGGAAAGGGAATAACCCTCCATAAGAATACACTGAAAGATTATAATTGTTATTTAGACAAATTTGAAAGTTTAGACAAATTTGTTAGTTCATTGCAAAATCAGTTTGGTCATACATTTAAAGTTAAAACAACCTTACAAACAGTAGTATAATAGTGAATACAGAGTGTGTTTGTGATAGGATCATTTGTAAGACAATGAGGATTTAAAATGAAATGTTGATCAGTGTGCTACTTTTGGCAACCCAAAAACAACTCACCCGGAGTAACAGCTTTGTCAGTGGAGTTACTCCTCTGTAACTTTGGCCTCTTGGACTGGTCTAATTGCTTTAGAATGCTTTCATTCTTTTCCTGACAATTGAAGAGAACGTTTTAACAATGACACTTCTGCAACGGGCTAAAATAAAGAGAGATCAACAAGTACATAGATAATATTTCACATATGATGGTAAACAGTAAATCTTCTTTATGCAGTCTACAATTAAATCCTCAGCAATATATTTCATCAATGACATGTTACCCCAGTCAACATATAGCTTCTGCAATATATTTCCAATTTTTCACAGGTTGCTAAACCCTGGAAAATTAATTTAACTAATGACACTGCTTAAGCATGTAAAAAAatagtgaaataatatatacattattgATTGTTGCAGAAAAAGCTTGAGAAGATATCCCTGCAAAGGTAAAAGGAAACTAAAAACATGATAGACCCAAGTCCAACTCACCTAAATCAGGTACAAAAAGAGGTATTGGCTGGACATGAAATAAATTGCCCAGTGTGGCTTTAATTTGTCAAGCTAAATGATTTAGTCATTTAGAGATAGTTGTGTGGAAAAgctgatttttaattttaggagAGCCCTTATGTACATTTAAGTAGCTCTTAGTTGGGGAAATGGTTATCTGATTGTTGTGTTGAGTGAGAAAGTAAATACATTCTGTGGATTTACCAAACTGGCTTGAGTACTTTGGGTTTTCTGTATTCTTTTCTATGTAGgaaataactaattagaatattatgagtaattttcttacgttattttagtttttttttttttttttttgaaaaagggaTAGAGGTCAAATGTCTTGGCTGACCACCGTCCTCATTTGTTGATAGGGCCCTCATATAAGGCTGAGGAAAACCATGTTACAAGACTTAAAGTTTCTTTATAAAACCAGGAGCATAAGTCCTAAGTTACAATTGAAACCATTTAAGCGTAAATTGAAATGATGGCATAGCTCTAATGCAGTAGGTTTCCCCACTCTCTACAAAGATCTAAGAAGGAAAGATTCTCAAAATACTGACTTAAAAATCCATGAGGCTGCCCAGAATTTAATTTTCTCCCACACAATCTCTGCAGAAGACTCTTTACCTAAAAAATTCTTGCATTTCTCTCACCCCAAACTGCCCACATAATGGCTAGCACTGATGCCTTCCATAGAGTTGTCATGTACCTGCTCCCTTATACCTTACTCTCGATCATTTGGGAGCCAAAACGAGGCAATGCCCAAAGAATCCCAAATCCCAAGTCTGGAGCATAATGACCGACAAAAATTACACTCCATGATAAGATGCTGATCTCCCAGCTAGCTTTACAACAAACACAGCAGCATGGGGATAACACTGGGAAAGGTCTTCTCTGCTGCAATTTGTCGTGGACGTTCAGTTTTAACCACCCGAAGACTTTCACCATGGACAAGACTTTTCACCTTGGACAAAGCACAACTCTTCCATAAAACCTTAGCCCAACCCACCTCGACCCTGATGATGATAAGAGATAAGAATGAAAAGGCAGACTCGCAAAAAAACACACCATTAGACTCTGGACGCCAAACTTTGCTATCCTGCACCGCATCAATCAGCAAAAAATATTCCAGCATTTGTGACATTGCAAGCATACTTGGCATCTCTCCCTCCAATGAACACCtcctaaa from Cannabis sativa cultivar Pink pepper isolate KNU-18-1 chromosome 4, ASM2916894v1, whole genome shotgun sequence carries:
- the LOC133037247 gene encoding uncharacterized protein LOC133037247 encodes the protein MLIHQQKFHEAHLCSSVLTLKMHARPSSTSEQEFAFWGDEHPDHFSSGGREPEFQGNANSEEEEEEGFRVYSPPLWKTNRSSSKKESLPLLPHNHHYSNLSSNSRRQAIIDGRKELMEMVQHLPESCYELSLKDIVAEEHSLQEGEEDSSTVAKDETFDEFKAKAPLIKLNRKKDIKKGQITRTVSLESETFLIKSFLPSSLGLKKKAKSARDPSIKSSEETESDIYKVGSIKRIFVAGRRNKICRNSTNGSTSSSHSSSSSSTSTSTSITRLASEIDFIPGCWSLFSTRKSKSMREKGCTY